Proteins encoded in a region of the Schaalia hyovaginalis genome:
- a CDS encoding bile acid:sodium symporter family protein, whose amino-acid sequence MSVQQTVIAPVNASASKEDRSAKIAVTVFPLIILAALVLGLLLPVQTAPLVKGVNYALMVIMFGMGLTLTAPDFAVIARRPWPILVGVLMQYLIMPLAAVVVVWAFRLDPALAVGVILVGCAPGGTASNVVSYLAKGDVALSVAMTSVSTLLSPIVTPLLTKLFADTYMPVDAPAMAKSILMIVVIPVVAGLLVRKFAPRFVTALLPVLPWISVIGISYAVLGLVGASAPRIMTGGLLVLAVVIVHNGIGLLLGYFAAKGLKVGERAARTTAIEVGMQNSGLAAGLGAQYFTPEAAVPGAIFSVWHNVSGSILAAYFQRRPVED is encoded by the coding sequence ATGAGTGTTCAACAGACCGTCATCGCACCCGTGAATGCGTCCGCTTCCAAAGAGGACCGATCCGCGAAGATCGCCGTCACCGTCTTCCCCCTCATCATTCTGGCCGCCCTCGTCTTGGGCCTTCTGCTCCCGGTTCAGACTGCTCCGCTGGTGAAGGGCGTGAACTACGCGCTCATGGTGATCATGTTCGGCATGGGCCTGACGCTCACGGCGCCGGATTTCGCGGTGATCGCGCGCCGGCCGTGGCCGATCCTCGTCGGCGTCCTCATGCAGTACCTCATCATGCCGCTGGCGGCGGTCGTGGTCGTGTGGGCCTTCCGGCTCGATCCGGCGCTCGCGGTCGGCGTCATCCTGGTGGGCTGCGCGCCCGGCGGTACCGCCTCGAATGTCGTATCCTACTTGGCGAAGGGCGATGTCGCCCTGTCGGTGGCGATGACCTCCGTCTCGACTCTGCTGTCGCCGATCGTGACTCCTCTGCTGACGAAGCTCTTCGCCGACACCTATATGCCGGTCGACGCGCCCGCGATGGCGAAGTCGATCCTCATGATCGTCGTCATCCCGGTGGTTGCGGGTCTTCTCGTGCGCAAGTTCGCCCCGCGCTTCGTCACCGCCCTGCTGCCCGTCCTTCCCTGGATCTCGGTCATCGGGATCTCCTATGCGGTTCTCGGCCTGGTGGGGGCCTCCGCTCCTCGGATCATGACGGGGGGCCTCCTCGTTCTCGCGGTGGTCATCGTCCACAACGGCATCGGTCTTCTCCTGGGCTATTTCGCCGCCAAGGGGCTGAAGGTGGGGGAGCGGGCCGCTCGCACGACGGCGATCGAAGTGGGCATGCAGAACTCGGGCCTCGCGGCCGGTCTCGGCGCGCAGTACTTCACGCCCGAGGCGGCGGTCCCGGGGGCGATCTTCTCCGTGTGGCACAACGTTTCGGGGTCGATCCTCGCGGCCTACTTCCAGCGCCGTCCGGTGGAGGACTGA
- a CDS encoding YwiC-like family protein: MTSSRAPARPSRPRGARRLFTAGWLPDQHGAWPMALLPALTGIVAGGPRPLALLLLGACFAGFSAFHAMSLFARLAERRRHAVTPALVTWSAIAIGTGVPLIVLSPALLRWSPFFAPLALGAIVEALRGRPRSLTSRVSTILAACLMTPVAWSLGAHADHPLAPDLGQAWLIAALEAAYFLGTVPYVRSMIRGRGELRWIVASGTWHAAGFTLIALAAWKGIIHPGLALVWAGLLVRSIGLPLAVRAGRTIRPMMIGLLEMACTTAVWVFLLLGM; this comes from the coding sequence GTGACCTCCTCCCGAGCCCCGGCCCGCCCCTCGCGCCCCCGCGGCGCACGCCGACTCTTCACCGCGGGATGGCTGCCCGATCAGCACGGCGCCTGGCCCATGGCGCTGCTGCCCGCGCTCACGGGCATCGTCGCGGGCGGCCCCCGTCCGCTCGCCCTCCTTCTCCTCGGAGCGTGCTTCGCGGGCTTCAGCGCCTTCCACGCGATGAGCCTGTTCGCGCGCCTCGCCGAGCGGCGCCGGCATGCGGTGACGCCCGCCCTCGTCACCTGGAGCGCCATCGCCATCGGCACGGGCGTCCCCCTCATCGTCCTCTCCCCCGCGCTCCTGCGATGGTCGCCCTTCTTCGCACCGCTCGCCCTCGGCGCCATCGTCGAAGCACTTCGCGGCCGCCCGCGCTCGTTGACTTCGCGGGTCTCAACGATTCTCGCGGCCTGCCTCATGACCCCCGTCGCATGGTCGCTCGGCGCACACGCAGACCACCCGCTCGCGCCCGACCTCGGGCAGGCATGGCTCATCGCCGCCCTCGAAGCCGCCTATTTCCTCGGGACCGTGCCCTACGTGCGCTCGATGATCCGAGGGCGCGGCGAACTCCGCTGGATCGTCGCCTCGGGGACCTGGCACGCCGCCGGCTTCACGCTCATCGCCCTCGCCGCCTGGAAGGGGATCATCCATCCGGGGCTCGCCCTCGTGTGGGCGGGACTGCTCGTCCGTTCGATAGGACTGCCCCTCGCGGTCCGTGCGGGCCGGACGATCAGACCGATGATGATCGGACTGCTCGAAATGGCGTGCACGACCGCCGTGTGGGTCTTCCTCCTCCTGGGAATGTGA